Proteins encoded within one genomic window of uncultured Draconibacterium sp.:
- a CDS encoding helix-turn-helix domain-containing protein — protein sequence MTQEELAEKTEVSPRTIQRIENGQVDPRAYTLQIIVKTLEVDFSLFTANEAEEMEETEKQNNTWLGFLHMSSILPLRSPTILMWRTRKHKTKAMSDHYHSVIRFQLMICGVLLGCFWVYWKTTITTPVLGLLLINALGSITNTVKVMNGEDYIATPFSENEKQD from the coding sequence ATGACTCAGGAAGAGCTGGCAGAGAAAACAGAAGTGAGCCCCCGAACCATTCAGCGCATCGAAAACGGGCAGGTAGATCCGAGGGCTTACACACTTCAAATAATTGTCAAAACTCTGGAAGTTGATTTTAGTCTGTTTACCGCCAACGAAGCAGAAGAAATGGAGGAAACTGAAAAGCAGAACAATACCTGGTTAGGATTTTTACATATGAGTAGTATCCTTCCGTTACGATCTCCAACAATACTAATGTGGCGAACGAGAAAGCACAAAACAAAAGCAATGTCCGACCATTATCATTCTGTAATCAGATTTCAATTGATGATCTGCGGCGTTCTTTTGGGCTGCTTTTGGGTTTACTGGAAAACAACCATTACTACTCCAGTTCTTGGTTTACTTTTGATAAACGCCTTAGGTTCAATTACCAATACGGTAAAAGTTATGAATGGCGAAGACTATATTGCTACGCCATTTAGTGAAAACGAAAAACAGGATTAA
- a CDS encoding cupin domain-containing protein, whose protein sequence is MKKVELISESKNYTAVNVGSLEDIEKHSLIHPKLKTEIKGKVFLKAPSKSTGTEISYTTIPPKSELGYFHIHYKDEETYIILKGSGYYQVDDDCFPIQEGSVIRVSPDGVRSLCNTSDENMVYICIQSKENSLEEYTTDDGKRIAMTPKWEIKK, encoded by the coding sequence ATGAAAAAGGTAGAATTGATATCAGAAAGCAAGAATTATACTGCAGTTAATGTTGGCAGTTTGGAAGATATAGAAAAACATTCACTTATACATCCAAAACTCAAGACTGAAATTAAAGGGAAAGTGTTTTTAAAAGCTCCTTCCAAATCCACCGGAACTGAGATATCGTATACAACAATACCTCCAAAATCAGAATTAGGTTATTTCCACATACATTACAAAGACGAAGAAACATACATTATACTCAAAGGTTCAGGTTATTACCAGGTAGATGATGATTGTTTTCCGATTCAGGAAGGAAGTGTAATAAGAGTTTCGCCAGATGGTGTGAGAAGTTTATGCAACACCTCAGATGAGAACATGGTGTACATTTGCATACAGTCGAAAGAAAACTCTTTAGAAGAATATACAACAGATGATGGAAAAAGAATTGCTATGACTCCAAAATGGGAAATAAAAAAATAA
- the gltA gene encoding NADPH-dependent glutamate synthase: protein MHKILRKRILNPAVEEIVVEAPYVARKCQPGQFIIIIVEEGGERIPLTIADYNRAEQSVTMIYQVVGHSTQLLQQKNVGETISDVAGPLGLPCVDHKPKKVLGIGGGVGAAPLYPQIKMHAGNDVEIDVVLGGRSAEFVILQEEFSQLAKNVFVATDDGSLGTKGFVTNIVQKLLEEGNQYDEVIAIGPIPMMKAVVNVVKPFNIPISVSLNPLMVDGTGMCGGCRVSIAGKTKFACVDGPDFNGYEVDFDEITSRQGMYKDQEKNHNCRIGLSGEHKKATKVVAPITAQMKGRFNMQSEKTPMQELDPIERSKSFGEVAMGYTEEEAINEAKRCIQCKRPSCVSGCPVNVNIPEFIGHIAQGDFQEAYKSIKSYNSLPAVCGRVCPQENQCEAICVRGKNDEPVAIGRLERFIADYARESKFEEEIPQHNSGRKIAVIGAGPAGIACAGELAKKGHEVVVFEALHTPGGVLMYGIPEFRLPKQIVREEIDSIKKMGVKIEKNVIVGKSLTVEDLKEDGFEAIFISTGAGLPRFLNIDGENLNGVYSANEFLTRVNLMESFKRETPSPVQKGDKVAVVGGGNVAMDACRTALRLGAEEVYIIYRRGEDELPARAEEIEHAKEEGIQFKLLANPVKIHDNGSGWVGAIENQQMELGEPDASGRRRPVPVEGETFLLDVNKVVIAVGQSPNPLITQSTKGLDLHSWGGIIVDEQTMKTSKENVYAGGDVVTGAATVILAMGAGKTAANAIDEQLN from the coding sequence CAAAAGAATGTAGGTGAAACTATCAGCGATGTTGCCGGACCGCTGGGTTTGCCGTGTGTCGATCATAAACCCAAAAAGGTACTTGGAATTGGTGGTGGTGTTGGTGCTGCTCCTTTGTATCCTCAAATAAAAATGCATGCCGGAAATGACGTAGAAATTGATGTTGTTTTAGGAGGACGCAGTGCTGAATTTGTAATTCTGCAAGAGGAATTCTCGCAACTGGCGAAGAACGTATTTGTAGCTACCGACGATGGAAGCCTAGGAACAAAAGGATTCGTTACCAATATCGTTCAGAAATTGCTGGAAGAAGGAAATCAATACGATGAAGTAATTGCGATTGGTCCTATTCCGATGATGAAAGCGGTGGTTAATGTGGTAAAACCATTCAATATCCCGATTTCTGTTTCATTGAATCCATTGATGGTTGATGGAACCGGAATGTGCGGTGGATGCCGTGTTTCTATTGCAGGAAAAACAAAATTTGCTTGTGTTGACGGTCCCGATTTTAATGGTTACGAAGTTGATTTCGATGAAATCACAAGTCGCCAGGGTATGTACAAGGATCAGGAAAAGAATCACAACTGCAGAATCGGTCTGTCGGGCGAGCATAAAAAAGCAACAAAAGTTGTTGCGCCAATCACTGCGCAAATGAAGGGCAGGTTTAATATGCAGTCCGAAAAAACGCCAATGCAGGAGCTTGATCCAATTGAAAGAAGTAAATCGTTTGGTGAGGTGGCGATGGGTTATACCGAGGAAGAGGCGATAAACGAAGCCAAACGTTGCATTCAGTGTAAACGACCTTCGTGTGTAAGCGGTTGCCCGGTGAATGTGAACATCCCCGAGTTTATTGGTCATATTGCACAAGGCGATTTTCAGGAGGCGTACAAAAGCATAAAATCATACAATAGCCTTCCGGCAGTTTGCGGTCGTGTGTGTCCGCAGGAAAACCAGTGTGAAGCGATTTGTGTTCGTGGTAAAAACGATGAACCTGTGGCCATCGGTCGATTGGAGCGTTTTATTGCCGATTATGCACGCGAAAGTAAATTCGAAGAAGAAATTCCTCAGCACAACTCTGGAAGAAAAATCGCTGTAATTGGTGCCGGACCTGCCGGGATTGCCTGTGCAGGCGAACTGGCAAAAAAAGGTCACGAGGTAGTGGTTTTTGAAGCATTGCACACGCCCGGCGGAGTATTAATGTATGGTATTCCTGAATTCCGCTTACCAAAACAAATCGTACGCGAAGAAATCGACTCCATAAAAAAAATGGGCGTTAAAATTGAGAAAAACGTAATCGTGGGAAAATCGCTAACCGTGGAAGATTTGAAGGAAGATGGTTTTGAAGCTATTTTCATTTCTACCGGTGCTGGTTTGCCGCGATTCCTGAATATCGATGGAGAAAATCTGAATGGAGTATATTCGGCCAACGAATTTCTGACTCGTGTTAACTTAATGGAATCCTTTAAACGTGAAACGCCAAGCCCGGTTCAGAAAGGCGATAAAGTAGCCGTTGTTGGTGGTGGTAACGTAGCTATGGATGCCTGCCGAACAGCATTACGTTTAGGAGCAGAGGAAGTTTATATCATTTACCGACGCGGTGAAGATGAGCTTCCTGCGCGTGCTGAAGAAATTGAACATGCCAAAGAAGAAGGTATTCAGTTTAAGTTGTTGGCTAATCCGGTTAAAATTCATGATAACGGTTCCGGTTGGGTAGGAGCAATAGAAAATCAGCAAATGGAATTAGGCGAACCCGATGCATCGGGACGAAGAAGGCCTGTTCCGGTTGAAGGCGAGACTTTTTTACTCGATGTAAATAAGGTTGTAATTGCAGTGGGGCAGTCGCCAAATCCGTTAATTACGCAAAGTACCAAAGGGCTTGATTTGCATTCGTGGGGCGGAATTATCGTTGACGAACAAACCATGAAAACCAGCAAAGAAAATGTATACGCCGGTGGCGATGTGGTTACAGGTGCAGCAACCGTAATTCTGGCAATGGGAGCTGGGAAAACTGCGGCAAACGCTATCGATGAGCAATTAAATTAG
- a CDS encoding Crp/Fnr family transcriptional regulator, with amino-acid sequence MSEALKLVKILAENLHKLDMKEEKLLASIIVKKEVKKGELLLKEGEIAKNIYWVGKGMLRQFYYKDDREITEHFACENQGALCINSLFLQQGSKLLVEALEDSTVYFIPYHEFVKLSQNQPQLGNLLRKILESSLILSQQKADSWRYETVHERYKRFLHEYPDAAKRASVNHIASYLLMTPESLSRVRAGKL; translated from the coding sequence ATGAGTGAAGCATTAAAATTAGTAAAAATCCTCGCCGAAAACCTTCATAAACTAGATATGAAAGAGGAGAAACTACTGGCTTCTATCATTGTAAAAAAAGAGGTAAAGAAAGGCGAACTGCTGTTAAAGGAAGGTGAAATTGCAAAAAATATTTACTGGGTAGGCAAAGGAATGTTAAGACAATTTTACTACAAAGACGACCGGGAGATTACCGAACATTTTGCCTGCGAAAATCAGGGAGCCTTGTGTATTAACAGCCTGTTTTTGCAGCAAGGCTCGAAACTACTGGTTGAAGCGCTGGAGGACAGTACTGTTTATTTTATTCCTTACCATGAATTTGTAAAATTATCGCAGAACCAACCACAACTGGGCAACCTGCTTCGTAAAATATTGGAAAGCTCGTTAATTCTGTCGCAGCAAAAAGCCGACTCGTGGCGCTACGAAACCGTGCACGAACGTTACAAGCGTTTTCTTCACGAATATCCCGATGCAGCCAAACGCGCCTCGGTAAACCATATTGCATCGTACCTTTTAATGACACCGGAATCGCTTAGTCGTGTTAGAGCCGGTAAATTGTAA
- a CDS encoding NHL repeat-containing protein, with translation MKALLFLISILFLSACSQQSQPVLTTVAGTSDTTLLVEPFGMCTDGSGNFYIADVGKHCISRVTPDGVVELFAGTAKPGTADGKLKSAEFDSPSGLCFDKDGNLYVAGFGGQNVRKISPDGEVTTVAGTGEEGYRNGPADEAIFSSPRGVCIDSKGNIFVADCWNHRIRKISSDGMVTTFAGGGKRGELVVNDWKDGADTTARFDAPCGLAIDANDNIFVADANNNSIRKITPDGRVTTLAGTDHRKGLVDGTKEEAVLNVPTELFAASDGTIFFSDTYNHCIRKITPDGRVITLVGTGEEGYSEQEPLESLLSNPRGICVYNGYLYFVEMGNHSLRKLKL, from the coding sequence ATGAAAGCACTTTTATTCTTAATATCAATCCTGTTTTTGAGTGCCTGTTCTCAGCAGTCACAACCAGTATTAACCACCGTTGCCGGGACTTCGGATACCACGTTATTGGTAGAGCCGTTCGGAATGTGTACCGACGGCAGTGGAAACTTTTATATTGCCGACGTGGGTAAACACTGTATCAGCCGCGTAACACCCGATGGAGTGGTCGAGCTCTTTGCCGGAACTGCAAAACCGGGAACCGCTGACGGCAAACTTAAAAGTGCCGAATTTGATAGTCCTTCTGGTTTGTGTTTCGATAAAGACGGCAATTTGTATGTGGCTGGTTTTGGTGGACAGAATGTACGAAAAATATCGCCCGATGGAGAGGTGACAACAGTTGCCGGAACAGGCGAAGAAGGTTATCGTAACGGTCCGGCAGACGAAGCAATTTTTAGTTCGCCGCGTGGTGTTTGTATCGACTCGAAAGGGAATATTTTTGTGGCTGATTGCTGGAATCACCGCATTCGTAAAATCTCGTCCGATGGAATGGTGACGACTTTTGCAGGTGGAGGCAAACGTGGCGAGCTGGTGGTAAACGACTGGAAAGATGGTGCCGATACCACTGCACGTTTTGACGCGCCTTGCGGACTGGCCATAGATGCAAATGACAACATTTTTGTGGCTGATGCCAATAACAACAGTATTCGCAAAATTACACCCGATGGTAGGGTAACAACCCTGGCCGGAACCGACCACCGCAAAGGTTTGGTTGACGGAACAAAAGAAGAGGCGGTTTTGAATGTGCCAACAGAATTATTTGCCGCTTCTGATGGAACCATTTTTTTCTCCGACACCTATAATCATTGCATCCGGAAAATTACACCCGATGGTCGTGTGATCACACTCGTTGGAACCGGAGAAGAAGGTTATTCGGAACAAGAACCATTGGAGTCCTTACTCAGTAATCCTAGAGGAATTTGTGTTTACAATGGTTACCTGTATTTCGTTGAAATGGGAAATCATTCACTTCGTAAGTTGAAATTGTAG
- a CDS encoding GNAT family N-acetyltransferase has translation MIQIREAKPEDAGIILECIKGLAVHVDQVDMVTATEQDIRNTIFAPDTHVTVFVAENEDKKVCGFTLIFKSFSTFKAVANYHIEDLFIFPEYRKLGIGAMLMKHLKTYAKSKGAKVIDWYVNNRNLSAMDFYDRIGAQKLDYKSIYYFDV, from the coding sequence ATGATACAAATCAGAGAAGCCAAACCAGAAGATGCCGGAATTATTTTGGAATGTATTAAAGGCCTTGCCGTTCATGTTGATCAGGTAGATATGGTAACTGCCACCGAACAGGACATTCGTAACACAATTTTTGCACCCGACACCCACGTAACCGTATTTGTAGCCGAAAACGAAGACAAGAAAGTTTGTGGTTTTACACTTATTTTTAAGAGCTTCTCAACGTTTAAAGCTGTTGCCAATTACCACATCGAAGATTTGTTTATATTTCCCGAATACCGTAAACTGGGCATTGGCGCCATGCTGATGAAGCACCTTAAAACTTATGCAAAAAGTAAAGGAGCAAAAGTGATTGACTGGTATGTAAATAACCGCAACCTGAGTGCCATGGATTTTTACGACCGGATTGGCGCCCAAAAACTCGATTACAAATCGATTTATTATTTCGACGTTTAA
- a CDS encoding cation:proton antiporter, whose protein sequence is MEEFHINILNISAVLLAAYLGGVGIRKIGYPAILGELLIGIILGPAVLGWLEYSEAIKVLAEIGIILLMVYIGMEIDFRDLKKASWAGLLAAIGGFFVPFLLGYFAIVWTGGTPIAGLFVAIAIGVTSLATKSRILIDLKLLNTRIAYVLMAGALISDTLALVIFSGITNFAETNVVNITQLLLIGGKILLFFGLTISIGVFLLPRFGKYISRSGMKSSTAYFTMILIVTFGYCELAELAGMHSILGAFMAGLFIKDNLFPKKISKELNKAFYDVSIGFMAPIFFVTAGFFVDINVFKTDLGLLILVTTLAIVGKIVGTALFYLPSRNGWREGITIGTGMNGRGAVEIIIAEIGLGLGIIDKAIFSILVFMAIFTTLTVPVFLSWTTKWLRKRGELVYMDERKGIIFLGVNPLSLILAKYFKDQEPVTLIDNNRELAAKAEKAGFKSLFGNALDETTWEDIHADNVSTVVGMTTNNLVNTLATKMAKEKFLVPDVVITQSPSEEFDATSESESKNLLFASPVSIDEWIHRMQHDEAEESSILIEKEMSCQQWIDENKIDTDDTLPILIENQKGNIRLFSSEGSLKAGDKVVVLKVEK, encoded by the coding sequence ATGGAGGAGTTTCACATTAATATCCTGAATATTTCTGCTGTATTACTTGCAGCTTATCTTGGAGGAGTTGGGATACGTAAAATTGGTTACCCCGCCATTCTCGGTGAGTTGCTTATAGGAATTATACTGGGACCGGCCGTATTAGGATGGCTCGAATATTCCGAGGCGATTAAGGTGCTGGCCGAAATCGGAATTATCCTGCTGATGGTTTACATCGGTATGGAAATCGATTTTCGCGACCTGAAAAAAGCTTCGTGGGCAGGACTCCTCGCAGCCATTGGAGGATTTTTCGTCCCCTTTTTATTGGGTTACTTTGCCATCGTCTGGACGGGCGGAACTCCCATTGCCGGACTGTTTGTTGCCATTGCCATTGGAGTAACCTCGCTGGCTACAAAAAGTCGTATCCTTATCGATTTGAAACTACTAAACACGCGCATTGCCTACGTTTTAATGGCTGGTGCACTAATCTCCGACACATTGGCGCTGGTCATATTTTCAGGCATCACCAACTTTGCCGAAACCAATGTTGTAAATATTACACAACTACTGCTGATTGGCGGAAAGATCCTGTTATTTTTTGGGCTTACCATTTCAATAGGCGTTTTTCTATTGCCCCGCTTCGGAAAGTACATTTCGCGTTCAGGCATGAAAAGCAGCACGGCCTATTTCACCATGATCCTGATTGTAACTTTTGGCTACTGCGAATTGGCAGAACTGGCCGGGATGCACAGCATCTTGGGAGCATTTATGGCTGGTTTGTTTATCAAAGACAACCTCTTCCCAAAGAAGATTTCGAAAGAACTGAACAAAGCGTTTTACGATGTCTCCATAGGATTTATGGCACCGATTTTCTTTGTAACTGCCGGATTCTTTGTCGACATAAACGTTTTTAAAACCGACCTGGGTTTACTCATTCTGGTAACAACACTGGCTATAGTTGGCAAAATTGTAGGTACAGCTTTGTTTTATCTCCCATCGCGAAACGGCTGGCGCGAAGGAATTACCATCGGAACAGGCATGAATGGCCGTGGAGCCGTTGAAATCATCATTGCAGAGATCGGTCTCGGATTGGGGATTATCGATAAAGCCATTTTCTCCATACTGGTGTTTATGGCCATTTTTACCACGCTCACGGTTCCGGTATTTCTAAGTTGGACAACCAAATGGCTGCGCAAACGAGGCGAGCTGGTTTATATGGACGAACGCAAGGGAATTATATTCCTTGGTGTGAATCCGCTAAGCCTTATTCTGGCTAAATATTTTAAAGATCAGGAGCCGGTTACGCTTATTGACAATAACCGTGAACTAGCAGCGAAAGCTGAAAAAGCAGGATTTAAAAGCTTGTTTGGAAATGCCTTAGATGAAACCACCTGGGAAGATATTCATGCCGATAATGTGTCTACAGTTGTTGGAATGACAACAAATAACCTGGTAAATACACTTGCCACAAAAATGGCAAAAGAAAAGTTCCTTGTTCCTGATGTAGTAATAACACAATCTCCTTCCGAGGAGTTTGATGCTACCTCAGAATCGGAGAGCAAAAATCTTCTGTTTGCTTCGCCAGTGAGCATAGATGAATGGATACACAGAATGCAGCACGATGAAGCTGAGGAAAGCAGTATTCTCATTGAAAAAGAAATGTCGTGCCAACAATGGATCGACGAAAATAAAATAGATACAGATGATACTTTGCCAATTCTGATCGAGAATCAAAAAGGAAATATTCGGTTATTCTCTTCAGAGGGCTCGCTGAAAGCTGGCGATAAAGTTGTGGTTTTGAAGGTTGAGAAATAG